A region of Candidatus Methylomirabilota bacterium DNA encodes the following proteins:
- a CDS encoding NIPSNAP family protein, protein MLYELRTYYAMPGRLPDISRRFADITMGYFKQYGIQVVGFWTNELGGSSEQLIYMLGWDSLADREKKWTAFVADKERLAKFAETEKNGPLISRLTAQILKPTAYSPMQ, encoded by the coding sequence ATGCTCTACGAGCTCCGCACCTACTACGCCATGCCCGGACGCCTGCCCGACATCAGCCGCCGCTTCGCGGACATCACGATGGGCTACTTCAAGCAGTACGGCATCCAGGTCGTCGGCTTCTGGACCAACGAGCTGGGCGGCTCGTCCGAGCAGCTGATCTACATGCTGGGCTGGGACAGCCTCGCCGACCGCGAGAAGAAGTGGACGGCCTTCGTCGCCGACAAGGAACGCCTCGCGAAATTCGCCGAGACCGAGAAGAACGGGCCGCTCATCAGCCGGCTCACGGCGCAGATCCTCAAACCGACGGCGTACTCGCCTATGCAGTAG